Proteins encoded together in one Vigna angularis cultivar LongXiaoDou No.4 chromosome 5, ASM1680809v1, whole genome shotgun sequence window:
- the LOC108339039 gene encoding chitin-inducible gibberellin-responsive protein 1 isoform X2 — protein MDLNEFSSVGVTSSAGTPCTSSHIPISAIPNSDGQEQHTAGEIHSGVNPLQETNHYLYRPVSSVDHLQDGKHLSTRCFFPQDIGYDHETRYALLELETALMAPDGDDQVTTSSTSLGVNRRPTTSAQRNRSWSHEGQPSDVARVGKRHKSTEEVSLQGFPSTNLKELLIVSAKALSENNMKDFDRLIEKARSVVSITGEPIQRLGAYLVEGLVARKGASGNNIYRALRCREPEGKDLLSYIQLLYEICPYLKFGYMAANGAIAEACRDEDHIHIIDFQIGQGIQWMTLLQALAARPGGAPHVRITGIDDPLSKYVRGDGLEAVGKRLAEISQTFNIPVEFHSVPVLAPYVTKDMLDIRPGEALAVNFPLQLHHTADESVDMNNPRDGLLRLVKSLSPKVTTLIEQESNTNTTPFFNRFIETLDYYLAIFESIDVSLARKSKDRINVEQHCLARDIVNIVACEGKERVERHELLGKWKSRFTMAGFSQYPLSSYVNSVIRSLLRCYSEHYNLVEKDGAMLLGWKDRNLISASAWH, from the exons ATGGACTTGAATGAGTTTTCAAGTGTCGGTGTGACTAGTTCGGCAGGAACTCCTTGCACATCATCTCATATTCCTATTTCAGCAATACCCAACAG TGACGGCCAGGAACAGCACACCGCTGGGGAAATTCACTCTGGTGTAAACCCTTTGCAGGAAACCAATCATTATTTGTATAGGCCAGTCTCATCTGTGGACCATCTCCAAGACGGTAAGCATCTATCTACTAGATGCTTTTTTCCACAGGATATAGGTTATGATCATGAAACCAGGTATGCATTGCTGGAATTAGAAACTGCTTTGATGGCACCTGATGGTGATGATCAAGTCACCACATCAAGCACTTCTTTGGGTGTTAACAGAAGGCCTACAACATCTGCCCAGAGAAATAGATCCTGGAGCCATGAGGGGCAGCCAAGTGATGTTGCACGAGTAGGTAAGCGTCACAAATCAACTGAGGAAGTATCACTACAAGGATTCCCATCAACCAATTTGAAAGAATTGCTGATTGTATCAGCCAAAGCCTTGTCTGAAAACAACATGAAAGATTTTGATCGACTGATAGAGAAGGCTAGAAGTGTTGTGTCTATAACTGGGGAGCCAATCCAGCGCCTTGGTGCTTATTTGGTGGAAGGACTTGTTGCAAGGAAGGGGGCATCAGGGAATAACATCTACCGTGCACTTAGATGCAGAGAACCTGAAGGAAAAGACTTGCTCTCTTACATTCAGCTACTGTATGAAATATGTCCCTACTTAAAATTTGGTTACATGGCTGCCAATGGCGCCATTGCTGAAGCTTGTAGAGATGAGGACCACATTCATATCATAGACTTTCAGATTGGTCAGGGAATTCAATGGATGACACTTCTTCAAGCTCTTGCTGCAAGACCTGGTGGAGCTCCTCATGTACGGATCACAGGGATTGATGACCCCCTTTCTAAATATGTTCGTGGTGATGGATTAGAAGCCGTTGGAAAAAGGTTGGCTGAAATATCTCAGACATTTAACATCCCAGTAGAGTTCCACAGTGTGCCTGTTTTAGCTCCATATGTGACAAAAGACATGCTTGACATTAGGCCTGGTGAAGCTTTGGCTGTGAATTTCCCTTTGCAACTCCATCACACGGCTGATGAGAGTGTGGATATGAATAATCCAAGGGATGGACTTTTGAGATTGGTAAAATCACTTTCTCCCAAGGTAACTACGTTGATTGAGCAAGAGTCGAACACTAATACCACTCCTTTCTTCAACAGGTTTATAGAAACCTTGGATTACTACTTGGCAATTTTTGAGTCCATTGATGTGTCTCTTGCAAGAAAGAGCAAGGATCGGATTAATGTGGAACAACATTGTCTGGCACGGGATATTGTCAATATTGTTGCTTGTGAAGGGAAGGAAAGGGTAGAGAGACATGAACTATTAGGTAAGTGGAAGTCTAGGTTCACAATGGCTGGATTTTCTCAATATCCTTTGAGTTCATACGTTAATTCTGTCATAAGGAGCCTGCTTAGGTGCTATTCAGAACATTATAATCTTGTGGAGAAGGATGGGGCCATGTTGTTGGGATGGAAGGACAGAAATTTGATTTCAGCTTCAGCATGGCATTGA
- the LOC108339039 gene encoding chitin-inducible gibberellin-responsive protein 1 isoform X4 produces MAPDGDDQVTTSSTSLGVNRRPTTSAQRNRSWSHEGQPSDVARVGKRHKSTEEVSLQGFPSTNLKELLIVSAKALSENNMKDFDRLIEKARSVVSITGEPIQRLGAYLVEGLVARKGASGNNIYRALRCREPEGKDLLSYIQLLYEICPYLKFGYMAANGAIAEACRDEDHIHIIDFQIGQGIQWMTLLQALAARPGGAPHVRITGIDDPLSKYVRGDGLEAVGKRLAEISQTFNIPVEFHSVPVLAPYVTKDMLDIRPGEALAVNFPLQLHHTADESVDMNNPRDGLLRLVKSLSPKVTTLIEQESNTNTTPFFNRFIETLDYYLAIFESIDVSLARKSKDRINVEQHCLARDIVNIVACEGKERVERHELLGKWKSRFTMAGFSQYPLSSYVNSVIRSLLRCYSEHYNLVEKDGAMLLGWKDRNLISASAWH; encoded by the coding sequence ATGGCACCTGATGGTGATGATCAAGTCACCACATCAAGCACTTCTTTGGGTGTTAACAGAAGGCCTACAACATCTGCCCAGAGAAATAGATCCTGGAGCCATGAGGGGCAGCCAAGTGATGTTGCACGAGTAGGTAAGCGTCACAAATCAACTGAGGAAGTATCACTACAAGGATTCCCATCAACCAATTTGAAAGAATTGCTGATTGTATCAGCCAAAGCCTTGTCTGAAAACAACATGAAAGATTTTGATCGACTGATAGAGAAGGCTAGAAGTGTTGTGTCTATAACTGGGGAGCCAATCCAGCGCCTTGGTGCTTATTTGGTGGAAGGACTTGTTGCAAGGAAGGGGGCATCAGGGAATAACATCTACCGTGCACTTAGATGCAGAGAACCTGAAGGAAAAGACTTGCTCTCTTACATTCAGCTACTGTATGAAATATGTCCCTACTTAAAATTTGGTTACATGGCTGCCAATGGCGCCATTGCTGAAGCTTGTAGAGATGAGGACCACATTCATATCATAGACTTTCAGATTGGTCAGGGAATTCAATGGATGACACTTCTTCAAGCTCTTGCTGCAAGACCTGGTGGAGCTCCTCATGTACGGATCACAGGGATTGATGACCCCCTTTCTAAATATGTTCGTGGTGATGGATTAGAAGCCGTTGGAAAAAGGTTGGCTGAAATATCTCAGACATTTAACATCCCAGTAGAGTTCCACAGTGTGCCTGTTTTAGCTCCATATGTGACAAAAGACATGCTTGACATTAGGCCTGGTGAAGCTTTGGCTGTGAATTTCCCTTTGCAACTCCATCACACGGCTGATGAGAGTGTGGATATGAATAATCCAAGGGATGGACTTTTGAGATTGGTAAAATCACTTTCTCCCAAGGTAACTACGTTGATTGAGCAAGAGTCGAACACTAATACCACTCCTTTCTTCAACAGGTTTATAGAAACCTTGGATTACTACTTGGCAATTTTTGAGTCCATTGATGTGTCTCTTGCAAGAAAGAGCAAGGATCGGATTAATGTGGAACAACATTGTCTGGCACGGGATATTGTCAATATTGTTGCTTGTGAAGGGAAGGAAAGGGTAGAGAGACATGAACTATTAGGTAAGTGGAAGTCTAGGTTCACAATGGCTGGATTTTCTCAATATCCTTTGAGTTCATACGTTAATTCTGTCATAAGGAGCCTGCTTAGGTGCTATTCAGAACATTATAATCTTGTGGAGAAGGATGGGGCCATGTTGTTGGGATGGAAGGACAGAAATTTGATTTCAGCTTCAGCATGGCATTGA
- the LOC108339039 gene encoding scarecrow-like protein 21 isoform X1, with the protein MDLNEFSSVGVTSSAGTPCTSSHIPISAIPNRLLGSLKHDIEHSPNSALSTHFDSDTLSSALSDGQEQHTAGEIHSGVNPLQETNHYLYRPVSSVDHLQDGKHLSTRCFFPQDIGYDHETRYALLELETALMAPDGDDQVTTSSTSLGVNRRPTTSAQRNRSWSHEGQPSDVARVGKRHKSTEEVSLQGFPSTNLKELLIVSAKALSENNMKDFDRLIEKARSVVSITGEPIQRLGAYLVEGLVARKGASGNNIYRALRCREPEGKDLLSYIQLLYEICPYLKFGYMAANGAIAEACRDEDHIHIIDFQIGQGIQWMTLLQALAARPGGAPHVRITGIDDPLSKYVRGDGLEAVGKRLAEISQTFNIPVEFHSVPVLAPYVTKDMLDIRPGEALAVNFPLQLHHTADESVDMNNPRDGLLRLVKSLSPKVTTLIEQESNTNTTPFFNRFIETLDYYLAIFESIDVSLARKSKDRINVEQHCLARDIVNIVACEGKERVERHELLGKWKSRFTMAGFSQYPLSSYVNSVIRSLLRCYSEHYNLVEKDGAMLLGWKDRNLISASAWH; encoded by the coding sequence ATGGACTTGAATGAGTTTTCAAGTGTCGGTGTGACTAGTTCGGCAGGAACTCCTTGCACATCATCTCATATTCCTATTTCAGCAATACCCAACAGGTTGCTTGGATCCTTGAAACACGACATAGAACACTCTCCTAATTCGGCCCTTTCTACCCATTTTGATTCTGATACCCTTTCTTCTGCGCTAAGTGACGGCCAGGAACAGCACACCGCTGGGGAAATTCACTCTGGTGTAAACCCTTTGCAGGAAACCAATCATTATTTGTATAGGCCAGTCTCATCTGTGGACCATCTCCAAGACGGTAAGCATCTATCTACTAGATGCTTTTTTCCACAGGATATAGGTTATGATCATGAAACCAGGTATGCATTGCTGGAATTAGAAACTGCTTTGATGGCACCTGATGGTGATGATCAAGTCACCACATCAAGCACTTCTTTGGGTGTTAACAGAAGGCCTACAACATCTGCCCAGAGAAATAGATCCTGGAGCCATGAGGGGCAGCCAAGTGATGTTGCACGAGTAGGTAAGCGTCACAAATCAACTGAGGAAGTATCACTACAAGGATTCCCATCAACCAATTTGAAAGAATTGCTGATTGTATCAGCCAAAGCCTTGTCTGAAAACAACATGAAAGATTTTGATCGACTGATAGAGAAGGCTAGAAGTGTTGTGTCTATAACTGGGGAGCCAATCCAGCGCCTTGGTGCTTATTTGGTGGAAGGACTTGTTGCAAGGAAGGGGGCATCAGGGAATAACATCTACCGTGCACTTAGATGCAGAGAACCTGAAGGAAAAGACTTGCTCTCTTACATTCAGCTACTGTATGAAATATGTCCCTACTTAAAATTTGGTTACATGGCTGCCAATGGCGCCATTGCTGAAGCTTGTAGAGATGAGGACCACATTCATATCATAGACTTTCAGATTGGTCAGGGAATTCAATGGATGACACTTCTTCAAGCTCTTGCTGCAAGACCTGGTGGAGCTCCTCATGTACGGATCACAGGGATTGATGACCCCCTTTCTAAATATGTTCGTGGTGATGGATTAGAAGCCGTTGGAAAAAGGTTGGCTGAAATATCTCAGACATTTAACATCCCAGTAGAGTTCCACAGTGTGCCTGTTTTAGCTCCATATGTGACAAAAGACATGCTTGACATTAGGCCTGGTGAAGCTTTGGCTGTGAATTTCCCTTTGCAACTCCATCACACGGCTGATGAGAGTGTGGATATGAATAATCCAAGGGATGGACTTTTGAGATTGGTAAAATCACTTTCTCCCAAGGTAACTACGTTGATTGAGCAAGAGTCGAACACTAATACCACTCCTTTCTTCAACAGGTTTATAGAAACCTTGGATTACTACTTGGCAATTTTTGAGTCCATTGATGTGTCTCTTGCAAGAAAGAGCAAGGATCGGATTAATGTGGAACAACATTGTCTGGCACGGGATATTGTCAATATTGTTGCTTGTGAAGGGAAGGAAAGGGTAGAGAGACATGAACTATTAGGTAAGTGGAAGTCTAGGTTCACAATGGCTGGATTTTCTCAATATCCTTTGAGTTCATACGTTAATTCTGTCATAAGGAGCCTGCTTAGGTGCTATTCAGAACATTATAATCTTGTGGAGAAGGATGGGGCCATGTTGTTGGGATGGAAGGACAGAAATTTGATTTCAGCTTCAGCATGGCATTGA
- the LOC108339039 gene encoding chitin-inducible gibberellin-responsive protein 1 isoform X3 — protein MDLNEFSSVGVTSSAGTPCTSSHIPISAIPNRLLGSLKHDIEHSPNSALSTHFDSDTLSSALSDGQEQHTAGEIHSGVNPLQETNHYLYRPVSSVDHLQDGKHLSTRCFFPQDIGYDHETRYALLELETALMAPDGDDQVTTSSTSLGVNRRPTTSAQRNRSWSHEGQPSDVARVGKRHKSTEEVSLQGFPSTNLKELLIVSAKALSENNMKDFDRLIEKARSVVSITGEPIQRLGAYLVEGLVARKGASGNNIYRALRCREPEGKDLLSYIQLLYEICPYLKFGYMAANGAIAEACRDEDHIHIIDFQIGQGIQWMTLLQALAARPGGAPHVRITGIDDPLSKYVRGDGLEAVGKRLAEISQTFNIPVEFHSVPVLAPYVTKDMLDIRPGEALAVNFPLQLHHTADESVDMNNPRDGLLRLVYRNLGLLLGNF, from the exons ATGGACTTGAATGAGTTTTCAAGTGTCGGTGTGACTAGTTCGGCAGGAACTCCTTGCACATCATCTCATATTCCTATTTCAGCAATACCCAACAGGTTGCTTGGATCCTTGAAACACGACATAGAACACTCTCCTAATTCGGCCCTTTCTACCCATTTTGATTCTGATACCCTTTCTTCTGCGCTAAGTGACGGCCAGGAACAGCACACCGCTGGGGAAATTCACTCTGGTGTAAACCCTTTGCAGGAAACCAATCATTATTTGTATAGGCCAGTCTCATCTGTGGACCATCTCCAAGACGGTAAGCATCTATCTACTAGATGCTTTTTTCCACAGGATATAGGTTATGATCATGAAACCAGGTATGCATTGCTGGAATTAGAAACTGCTTTGATGGCACCTGATGGTGATGATCAAGTCACCACATCAAGCACTTCTTTGGGTGTTAACAGAAGGCCTACAACATCTGCCCAGAGAAATAGATCCTGGAGCCATGAGGGGCAGCCAAGTGATGTTGCACGAGTAGGTAAGCGTCACAAATCAACTGAGGAAGTATCACTACAAGGATTCCCATCAACCAATTTGAAAGAATTGCTGATTGTATCAGCCAAAGCCTTGTCTGAAAACAACATGAAAGATTTTGATCGACTGATAGAGAAGGCTAGAAGTGTTGTGTCTATAACTGGGGAGCCAATCCAGCGCCTTGGTGCTTATTTGGTGGAAGGACTTGTTGCAAGGAAGGGGGCATCAGGGAATAACATCTACCGTGCACTTAGATGCAGAGAACCTGAAGGAAAAGACTTGCTCTCTTACATTCAGCTACTGTATGAAATATGTCCCTACTTAAAATTTGGTTACATGGCTGCCAATGGCGCCATTGCTGAAGCTTGTAGAGATGAGGACCACATTCATATCATAGACTTTCAGATTGGTCAGGGAATTCAATGGATGACACTTCTTCAAGCTCTTGCTGCAAGACCTGGTGGAGCTCCTCATGTACGGATCACAGGGATTGATGACCCCCTTTCTAAATATGTTCGTGGTGATGGATTAGAAGCCGTTGGAAAAAGGTTGGCTGAAATATCTCAGACATTTAACATCCCAGTAGAGTTCCACAGTGTGCCTGTTTTAGCTCCATATGTGACAAAAGACATGCTTGACATTAGGCCTGGTGAAGCTTTGGCTGTGAATTTCCCTTTGCAACTCCATCACACGGCTGATGAGAGTGTGGATATGAATAATCCAAGGGATGGACTTTTGAGATTG GTTTATAGAAACCTTGGATTACTACTTGGCAATTTTTGA